A single region of the Sphingobium sp. EP60837 genome encodes:
- a CDS encoding TonB-dependent siderophore receptor, giving the protein MRTYSAFRLALAASAACIAFAPGAYAQAPASGDNAEIVVTGLKRQYFGDTPVKEIPQAVQFLEGKLLDDLNITRLDTALELASGVSKQNNFGGLWDSFAIRGFAGDENFPSGFLVNGFNGGRGYGGPRDASNVERIEVLKGPNSALFGRGEPGGTINIVTKKPLFKEFGSFSIAGGSWNNYRVEGDFNLPLNDMFAVRINGAVEDADSFRDTVHTRKYVVTPSFLAKFSERDILTYEMEYVNQEVPFERGVVAIPTVQANGTINYKLGAIPNSRFLGNPNDGQTKVEVLGHQLQYQHDFSDDWTLMLGAGYKDTTFTGFSSDPELVLSRQLIDNDGQTLSRQRRFRDYSTTHMVFRGEISGKIETGSIVHNIRIGGDWDRFKIETFQTRYRPSAADQSYSINIFNPNYNIPAPIPTTVIQNATEIQKAWGVYAQDQIEITEKFKVRFGGRYDDFSQDIDLRLNNTNPKKAYTKFSPMAGMVFEPTRSISLYASYGKGFRPNSGVGFDGQPFDPEISTSYEIGGKFVTPDGRITSTLSLYKMKKTNVLTTDPVNAGFSKPVGSARSKGIEFDLNAKLPAGFELFLTYAYTDAEWATNALDPNFAAPIRIGDPLINIAKHQGNFLLFNNFNIGGHDAMLGAGVNYVGRRLGETATTFFLPSYTLVKVLGSFNITEQIKISADVNNLLNKKYYASSYAALWVQPGTPRQFTVRATFDF; this is encoded by the coding sequence ATGCGCACATATTCGGCTTTTCGTCTGGCCCTCGCCGCCAGCGCAGCCTGCATCGCCTTCGCACCGGGCGCCTATGCTCAGGCGCCGGCATCGGGCGATAACGCAGAAATCGTCGTCACCGGCCTGAAGCGGCAGTATTTCGGGGACACGCCGGTCAAGGAAATCCCGCAGGCCGTCCAGTTCCTGGAAGGCAAGCTGCTCGACGACCTCAATATCACCCGCCTCGATACCGCGCTCGAACTGGCGAGCGGCGTGTCCAAGCAGAATAATTTCGGCGGCCTGTGGGACAGCTTCGCGATCCGCGGCTTTGCGGGCGACGAGAATTTCCCAAGCGGCTTCCTGGTCAACGGCTTCAACGGCGGCCGCGGCTATGGCGGCCCGCGCGACGCATCGAACGTAGAGCGCATCGAAGTCCTAAAAGGCCCCAACTCCGCGCTCTTCGGCCGCGGCGAGCCCGGCGGCACGATCAACATCGTCACCAAGAAACCGCTGTTCAAGGAATTCGGCAGCTTCTCCATCGCGGGCGGTAGCTGGAACAACTATCGCGTCGAAGGCGACTTCAACCTGCCGCTCAACGACATGTTCGCGGTGCGCATCAATGGCGCGGTCGAAGATGCCGACAGCTTCCGCGACACGGTTCACACCCGCAAATATGTGGTGACGCCCTCTTTCCTGGCGAAATTCTCTGAGCGGGACATCCTCACCTATGAGATGGAATATGTGAACCAGGAAGTGCCGTTCGAGCGCGGCGTGGTTGCAATTCCGACGGTCCAGGCGAACGGAACGATCAACTATAAGCTTGGCGCGATCCCGAACTCGCGCTTCCTGGGTAATCCCAACGACGGCCAGACCAAAGTCGAAGTGCTGGGCCATCAGCTGCAATATCAGCATGACTTCAGCGACGATTGGACGCTGATGCTGGGCGCGGGATACAAGGACACGACCTTCACCGGCTTTTCCAGCGATCCCGAACTGGTGCTGAGCCGCCAGCTGATCGACAATGACGGGCAGACCCTGTCCCGCCAGCGCCGCTTCCGCGATTACAGCACCACACATATGGTGTTCCGCGGGGAAATCAGCGGCAAGATCGAGACCGGCTCGATCGTCCACAATATCCGCATCGGCGGGGATTGGGACCGCTTCAAGATCGAGACATTCCAGACCCGCTATCGTCCCAGCGCTGCGGATCAGTCTTACTCCATCAACATCTTCAACCCCAATTACAACATCCCCGCGCCGATCCCCACGACGGTCATCCAGAACGCGACCGAGATCCAGAAGGCCTGGGGCGTCTATGCTCAGGACCAGATCGAAATTACCGAGAAGTTCAAGGTTCGCTTTGGCGGCCGCTATGACGACTTCTCGCAGGACATCGATCTGCGGCTCAACAACACGAATCCGAAGAAGGCCTATACCAAGTTCAGCCCTATGGCCGGCATGGTGTTCGAACCTACCCGCTCCATCTCGCTCTATGCGAGCTACGGCAAAGGCTTCCGCCCCAACAGCGGCGTGGGCTTTGATGGCCAGCCCTTCGATCCGGAAATCAGCACCTCCTATGAAATCGGCGGCAAGTTCGTGACGCCGGACGGTCGGATCACCAGCACGCTGTCTCTCTACAAGATGAAGAAAACCAACGTGCTGACCACCGACCCGGTCAACGCTGGCTTCTCCAAGCCTGTGGGTTCGGCGCGCAGCAAGGGGATCGAGTTCGACCTAAATGCCAAGCTGCCAGCCGGGTTCGAGCTGTTTCTGACCTATGCCTATACCGACGCGGAGTGGGCCACGAACGCTCTTGATCCGAATTTCGCCGCTCCCATCCGGATAGGCGATCCCCTCATCAACATCGCCAAGCATCAGGGTAACTTCCTGCTGTTCAACAACTTCAACATCGGCGGACATGATGCGATGCTGGGCGCGGGTGTGAACTATGTCGGCCGCCGCCTGGGTGAAACCGCGACGACCTTCTTCCTTCCAAGCTACACGCTGGTAAAGGTCCTCGGTTCGTTCAACATCACCGAACAGATCAAGATCTCGGCGGATGTGAACAATCTCTTGAACAAGAAATATTACGCCAGCTCCTATGCGGCACTGTGGGTCCAGCCGGGCACGCCGCGCCAGTTCACGGTACGGGCGACATTCGACTTCTAA
- a CDS encoding PepSY-associated TM helix domain-containing protein — MNRAQLFRIHKYAGLTMAALLLVQALTGALLLYRGPAARWMDPSAMVSHGRAPLISPGAAVLQAERASPGFAVSRLFAPDADNATWLAEMRGDGGRTRYASIDPAGGRLLRAGTVWHFPVEAAVQIHYRLMAGKPGMMIILLNALALLTMAATGLAYWWPKRGPISKHLSIRWSMAFRLVLRQAHRTLGVVMALLLAFMAVTGSLLIVPDLIEPSAPIVDRTPTDAAAIDRGLALAQSAFPESALRDFRLSTDRLTVNFHAPERNPRAVHRAIVTLSAPHIISATRAENNGALWMTILPLHTGNSFGVIGPILLMIVALGLLALCISGPIMWWQAKGLRRRTLARKQTA, encoded by the coding sequence ATGAACCGGGCGCAACTGTTTCGCATCCACAAATATGCCGGTCTCACCATGGCGGCGCTGCTGCTGGTGCAGGCGTTGACGGGCGCCCTCCTCCTCTACCGTGGACCTGCCGCCCGCTGGATGGACCCGTCAGCCATGGTCAGCCACGGCCGCGCACCCCTTATCTCGCCGGGCGCGGCCGTGCTTCAGGCCGAACGGGCATCCCCCGGCTTTGCCGTCTCGCGCCTGTTCGCGCCCGATGCCGACAATGCCACCTGGCTCGCGGAGATGCGCGGCGATGGAGGAAGGACGCGCTACGCCTCCATAGATCCCGCCGGGGGCAGGCTGCTACGCGCCGGAACGGTCTGGCATTTCCCGGTCGAAGCCGCGGTGCAGATCCATTACCGGCTGATGGCGGGCAAGCCAGGCATGATGATCATCCTGCTCAATGCGCTTGCACTGCTCACCATGGCGGCGACCGGCCTTGCCTATTGGTGGCCCAAGCGCGGGCCGATTTCCAAACATCTGTCAATCCGCTGGAGCATGGCCTTCCGCTTGGTGCTACGGCAGGCGCATCGGACGCTGGGCGTCGTCATGGCGCTGCTGCTGGCTTTCATGGCCGTCACCGGCTCGCTGCTGATCGTCCCGGACCTCATTGAACCAAGCGCCCCAATCGTCGATCGCACCCCCACAGATGCCGCCGCGATCGATCGCGGACTGGCGCTGGCGCAGAGCGCGTTCCCTGAGAGCGCCTTGCGCGATTTTCGTCTTTCCACCGACCGCCTGACCGTCAATTTTCACGCGCCGGAGCGCAACCCTAGGGCCGTACACCGCGCGATCGTCACCCTATCCGCTCCCCACATCATCAGCGCCACCCGCGCCGAGAATAATGGTGCGCTCTGGATGACGATCCTCCCCCTCCACACCGGAAACAGCTTTGGCGTGATTGGGCCGATATTATTGATGATCGTGGCGCTCGGCCTGTTGGCGCTTTGCATCTCCGGGCCGATCATGTGGTGGCAGGCGAAGGGACTGCGCCGCCGCACTCTTGCCAGAAAGCAAACCGCATGA
- a CDS encoding DUF1624 domain-containing protein, translating into MSSIAGQAPNIGLRATASPIDAAKARTRLVAIDALRGLVMLFMLVDHVRETWFLHLQVTDPVDANTTDPGLFFTRLLSTFCAPTFVALTGLSAWLYGQSHSKGEVSEFLLKRGLFLIFLEFTVVGYAWPTQAPAFPPTAIWLQVIWAIGISMIALAALLHLPRPAQFAVGLAIVCLHNLLDPIKLTADQPGYALWAILHQRSLIEFGGTAIKTTYPVLPWIGVILLGYACGPWFAKGSDPERRIKRLVITGLSLVIGFIVIRYLNAYGDKPWFIAETPLRTVMSFLALTKYPPSLLFLMPTVGTGCLLLALFETYQDSKLMPHLALLGGAPMFYYVLHLYTLKVIYNIALVLYGPTKGTVFGVDHLRWVWIWVFILIPVLYFPTRWFAQLKQRRKDIWWLKYL; encoded by the coding sequence ATGAGCAGTATTGCGGGCCAAGCGCCCAACATCGGCCTGAGGGCCACAGCATCTCCCATCGACGCGGCGAAAGCACGCACCCGCCTCGTCGCGATCGACGCGCTTCGCGGGCTGGTCATGCTGTTCATGCTGGTCGATCATGTGCGGGAAACGTGGTTCCTGCACCTTCAGGTGACGGACCCGGTGGACGCCAATACCACCGATCCGGGCCTTTTCTTCACCCGTCTGCTCTCAACCTTCTGCGCCCCGACGTTCGTCGCGCTGACGGGCCTTTCCGCGTGGCTTTATGGCCAGTCGCACAGCAAGGGAGAGGTGTCGGAATTTCTGTTGAAGCGCGGCCTGTTCCTGATCTTCCTGGAGTTCACCGTGGTCGGCTATGCTTGGCCGACGCAGGCGCCCGCCTTCCCACCGACGGCCATATGGCTGCAGGTGATCTGGGCGATCGGCATCAGCATGATCGCGCTGGCGGCGCTGCTACACCTGCCGCGTCCCGCGCAGTTTGCGGTGGGCCTGGCGATCGTTTGCCTTCACAATCTGCTCGACCCGATCAAGCTGACGGCGGACCAGCCCGGTTACGCGCTCTGGGCGATCCTGCACCAACGCTCGCTGATCGAGTTTGGCGGAACCGCGATTAAGACCACCTATCCGGTGCTGCCGTGGATCGGCGTCATCCTACTTGGCTATGCCTGCGGTCCCTGGTTCGCGAAGGGCAGCGATCCAGAACGGCGGATCAAGCGCCTAGTCATCACCGGCCTGTCGCTGGTCATCGGCTTCATCGTCATCCGCTATCTCAATGCCTATGGCGACAAGCCCTGGTTCATCGCGGAAACACCGTTGCGCACGGTGATGAGCTTCCTTGCGCTCACCAAATATCCGCCCTCGCTGCTGTTTCTGATGCCGACGGTCGGCACCGGCTGCCTGCTGCTCGCCCTGTTCGAAACCTATCAGGACAGCAAGCTGATGCCGCACCTCGCCCTCCTGGGCGGCGCGCCGATGTTCTACTATGTGCTGCATCTCTACACGCTGAAGGTGATCTACAATATCGCGCTGGTCCTCTACGGCCCGACCAAAGGCACGGTGTTCGGCGTCGATCACCTGCGTTGGGTGTGGATCTGGGTCTTCATCCTGATCCCGGTACTTTATTTCCCGACACGCTGGTTCGCCCAACTAAAACAGCGGCGGAAGGATATTTGGTGGCTTAAGTATCTCTAA